A section of the Saccopteryx leptura isolate mSacLep1 chromosome 6, mSacLep1_pri_phased_curated, whole genome shotgun sequence genome encodes:
- the LOC136377592 gene encoding LOW QUALITY PROTEIN: mitochondrial nicotinamide adenine dinucleotide transporter SLC25A51-like (The sequence of the model RefSeq protein was modified relative to this genomic sequence to represent the inferred CDS: deleted 2 bases in 1 codon) encodes MMDSEAHEKRSAIITSSKQDIGEMKHYLCGCCAAFNNVAITFPIQKVLFRQQLYGIKTRDAVLQLRRDGFRNLYRGILPPLMQKTTTLALMFGLYEDLSCLLRKHISAPEFATRSMAALLAGTTEAIFTPLERVQTLLQDHKHHDKFTDINQAFKALKCHGIGEYYRGLIPVLFRNGVSNVLFFGLRGPIKEHLPTATTHSAHLVNDFICGGLLGAMLGILFFPVNVVKTRMQSQIGGEFQSFPKVFRKIWLERDRKLTNLFRGAHLNYHRSLISWGIINATYEFLLKIT; translated from the exons ATGATGGATTCAGAAGCTCATGAAAAGAGGTCGGCAATCATAACATCTTCAAAACAAGATATAGGTGAAATGAAACATTACCTGTGTGGCTGCTGTGCAGCTTTCAACAATGTAGCCATCACGTTTCCCATTCAGAAGGTCCTCTTTCGGCAACAGCTATATGGAATCAAAACCCGGGATGCAGTGCTTCAGTTGAGGAGGGATGGGTTCCGAAACTTATATCGTGGAATCCTTCCCCCGTTAATGCAGAAGACAACCACACTGGCTCTTATGTTTGGTCTCTATGAGGATTTATCTTGCCTTCTCCGTAAGCACATTAGTGCCCCAGAGTTTGCAACCCGTAGCATGGCAGCATTACTTGCAGGGACAACAGAAGCGATTTTCACTCCATTGGAAAGAGTTCAAACATTGCTTCAAGACCACAAGCATCATGACAAATTTACAGACATT AATCAGGCTTTCAAGGCACTGAAATGCCATGGGATTGGAGAGTATTATCGAGGCTTGATACCTGTTCTTTTCCGTAACGGCGTCAGCAATGTCCTGTTCTTTGGCCTGCGGGGCCCCATCAAGGAGCACCTGCCCACCGCAACCACTCACAGTGCTCATCTGGTCAATGATTTTATCTGTGGAGGTCTGTTGGGTGCCATGTTGGGAATCTTGTTTTTTCCAGTTAATGTTGTAAAAACTCGCATGCAGTCTCAGATTGGTGGGGAATTTCAGTCTTTTCCCAAGGTTTTCAGAAAAATCTGGTTAGAACGGGACAGGAAACTGACAAATCTTTTCAGAGGTGCCCATCTGAATTACCACAGGTCCCTCATCTCTTGGGGCATAATCAACGCGACTTACGAGTTCTTGTTAAAGATTACATGA